A genomic region of Homalodisca vitripennis isolate AUS2020 chromosome 5, UT_GWSS_2.1, whole genome shotgun sequence contains the following coding sequences:
- the LOC124363921 gene encoding trypsin-6-like — protein MVSILLDNEYFGSGVILNAHWILTTGFDVNWFPQDELSFRVGSTDSGNGGQTFTAAKLVVHEKYTGSWDYDIAVVKLNKPIKFGKNAKPIKLGN, from the exons ATG GTTTCCATACTACTCGATAATGAATACTTTGGATCTGGAGTGATTCTAAATGCTCACTGGATACTGACTACCGGCTTCGACGTTAACTG GTTCCCACAAGACGAGCTGTCGTTCCGCGTGGGAAGTACTGACTCTGGGAATGGTGGTCAAACTTTCACCGCTGCCAAGCTTGTTGTGCACGAGAAATACACGGGATCCTGGGACTACGATATCGCGGTCGTCAAGCTCAACAAGCCCATCAAGTTCGGCAAGAACGCTAAACCCATCAAGCTTGGGAACTAA